The following proteins come from a genomic window of Montipora capricornis isolate CH-2021 chromosome 9, ASM3666992v2, whole genome shotgun sequence:
- the LOC138015770 gene encoding uncharacterized protein: protein MNTTMSETKSGYLVLTPDANRNRHVRLMAFAYTKVADPFVVFYSDSMGIWKKPCAFLRLKSCVITENSDVSFTLTPQGERIGNSTGTLCFCAESPKEKQEWIRVLTDFQRENEKAVKKICNRRLKNGRMLPVIQESFSEEIGTVEHRKSSLIQV, encoded by the coding sequence ATGAACACTACTATGTCTGAAACAAAGTCTGGTTATTTAGTTTTAACTCCAGACGCCAATCGAAATCGTCACGTCAGATTGATGGCATTTGCATATACCAAGGTGGCAGACCCGTTCGTGGTTTTTTACAGCGATTCAATGGGTATTTGGAAAAAGCCCTGCGCTTTTTTGCGATTAAAATCATGTGTAATCACAGAAAATAGCGATGTTTCATTTACTTTGACACCGCAAGGAGAGAGGATTGGAAATTCAACTGGAACGCTGTGCTTTTGTGCGGAAAGCCCTAAAGAGAAACAAGAATGGATTAGAGTTTTAACAGACTTTCAGAGAGAGAACGAAAAAGCTGTCAAGAAAATCTGCAACAGGAGATTGAAAAACGGCCGAATGCTGCCTGTTATTCAAGAAAGCTTTTCCGAAGAAATCGGCACTGTAGAACATAGAAAATCGAGTTTAATTCAAGTTTAA